One Lactobacillus crispatus DNA segment encodes these proteins:
- the lysS gene encoding lysine--tRNA ligase, translating to MAKNEMNDQLIVRRQKMEELRENGIEPFGRRKFDRQDLASTLEEKYGNEDKEELNADMPKTKIAGRMLAKRGKGKVGFADLYDRTGKIQIYVRKDIVGEDNYKIFKKSDIGDFLGIEGEVMKTDTGELTIRALHVTFLSKALRPLPDKYHGLKDVEAIYRQRYLDLITNHDSYMRFVHRTQIIQAIRDYLNGQNFLEVETPVLHNIPGGAEARPFITHHNALDINLYMRIALELPLKRLIVGDMERVYEIGRVFRNEGLDTHHNPEFTELESYAAYWDYHDVMDEAEGIIRAAAKVVSDDGKITYQGTDIDLGKPFRRVHMVDLIKEKTGVDFWKPMTLEEATKIAEDHDIHVEKFWKVGHIINAFFEKYCEETIVDPTFVYGHPVEISPLAKKNADDPRFTDRFEIYIMGEEYGNAFSELNDPDDQRERFEAQMEEREAGNDEADMIDEDYLRAMEYGMPPTGGLGIGIDRLVMLLTDAPAIRDVLLFPTMRPERVESVEAEVKADMEKKNKENK from the coding sequence GGCAAAGAATGAAATGAACGACCAATTAATAGTCCGTCGCCAAAAGATGGAAGAATTACGTGAAAACGGAATTGAACCATTTGGCCGAAGAAAATTTGATCGTCAAGATTTGGCAAGTACTTTGGAAGAAAAGTATGGCAATGAAGATAAGGAAGAATTAAACGCTGATATGCCTAAGACCAAAATTGCAGGTCGTATGCTTGCAAAACGTGGTAAGGGTAAGGTTGGTTTTGCTGATCTTTATGACCGTACTGGTAAGATTCAAATTTATGTACGTAAGGATATTGTTGGCGAAGATAACTACAAGATCTTTAAGAAATCTGATATTGGTGATTTCTTAGGTATTGAGGGTGAAGTTATGAAGACTGATACTGGAGAGCTTACTATTAGAGCCCTTCACGTAACTTTCTTATCAAAGGCTCTTCGTCCATTACCAGATAAGTACCATGGTTTAAAGGACGTTGAGGCAATTTATCGTCAACGTTACCTTGATTTGATTACCAACCATGATAGTTACATGCGTTTTGTTCACCGTACCCAAATTATCCAAGCTATTCGTGACTACTTAAATGGTCAAAACTTCTTGGAGGTTGAAACTCCAGTACTTCACAACATTCCTGGTGGTGCTGAAGCTCGTCCATTTATTACTCACCACAACGCCTTAGATATCAATCTTTACATGAGAATTGCTTTGGAACTTCCACTTAAGCGTTTGATTGTTGGTGATATGGAACGTGTTTACGAAATCGGCCGTGTATTCAGAAACGAAGGTTTGGACACTCACCACAACCCAGAATTTACTGAACTTGAAAGTTACGCAGCATACTGGGACTACCATGATGTTATGGATGAAGCTGAAGGTATTATCCGTGCTGCAGCTAAGGTTGTTTCAGATGACGGTAAGATCACTTACCAAGGTACTGACATTGACTTAGGCAAGCCATTCCGTCGCGTTCACATGGTTGATTTGATCAAGGAAAAGACTGGCGTTGACTTCTGGAAGCCAATGACCCTTGAAGAAGCAACTAAGATTGCGGAAGACCACGACATCCACGTTGAAAAGTTCTGGAAAGTTGGTCACATTATTAACGCCTTCTTTGAAAAGTACTGTGAAGAAACTATTGTTGACCCAACCTTCGTTTACGGTCACCCAGTAGAAATCTCACCACTTGCTAAGAAGAATGCTGACGATCCAAGATTTACTGATCGTTTCGAAATTTACATCATGGGTGAAGAATACGGTAACGCCTTCTCAGAATTGAACGATCCTGACGACCAACGTGAACGTTTCGAAGCTCAAATGGAAGAACGTGAAGCAGGTAACGACGAAGCTGACATGATCGATGAAGATTACCTTCGTGCTATGGAATACGGTATGCCACCTACAGGTGGTTTGGGTATCGGTATTGACCGTTTGGTAATGCTTTTGACTGATGCTCCAGCTATTCGTGATGTTCTTTTGTTCCCAACAATGCGTCCAGAACGTGTTGAAAGCGTAGAAGCTGAAGTTAAGGCTGATATGGAAAAGAAGAATAAAGAAAACAAGTAA
- a CDS encoding GAF domain-containing protein, translating into MTATTEEKYKLLVEQARALIEGEDDWIANTANLSALLFNSLNDVNFAGVYRYENGELILGPFQGMPACVHIQMGKGVCGTAAQAKTTQIVKDVHEFAGHIACDSASNSEIVVPIFNQGKLWGVFDFDSTKLANFDEIDKKYLTEIAKAIFA; encoded by the coding sequence ATGACTGCAACTACTGAAGAAAAATACAAATTATTAGTGGAGCAAGCTAGAGCTTTGATTGAGGGAGAAGATGATTGGATTGCTAATACAGCCAATTTGTCAGCTCTTTTGTTTAATTCGTTAAACGATGTAAATTTTGCGGGTGTTTATCGCTATGAAAATGGTGAACTGATATTAGGTCCATTTCAGGGGATGCCAGCATGTGTTCATATTCAAATGGGAAAAGGTGTTTGTGGTACGGCTGCACAAGCAAAAACAACGCAGATTGTTAAGGATGTACATGAATTTGCTGGTCACATTGCTTGTGATAGTGCTTCAAATTCGGAAATCGTTGTCCCAATTTTTAATCAGGGAAAACTTTGGGGCGTCTTTGATTTTGATTCGACCAAGCTAGCTAATTTTGACGAAATTGATAAAAAGTATTTAACTGAAATAGCGAAAGCAATTTTTGCGTAA